The Prevotella sp. E9-3 genome has a window encoding:
- a CDS encoding MBL fold metallo-hydrolase, with translation MEIKVIKMFDVGFMNQAFAFGGENKEDGDEQILYRASLQNFLIDTGSEVILIDTGFKNGFPAPSKKLGAPMYMGEKVADYMDSFASLGYKPEQVTKILVTHKHPDHSGALEYFPNAKIYIAPEDADALKLEGENIVRLNYADGAYYNFPKSQLVIPGLRIIEAKGHTHGNSIVILEQDELFYMFQGDVTYTDAALKANKLSIVFEDIKASRETLERVREFVGTHPTVYLSTHCPEGYENLEMKRVIRL, from the coding sequence ATGGAAATCAAGGTTATTAAGATGTTCGATGTCGGGTTCATGAACCAGGCCTTCGCTTTTGGTGGCGAGAACAAGGAAGATGGTGACGAACAGATTCTTTATCGTGCCAGTTTGCAGAATTTCCTTATTGATACAGGTTCAGAGGTCATTCTGATAGATACAGGCTTCAAGAACGGTTTCCCTGCACCATCTAAGAAGCTGGGAGCACCGATGTATATGGGCGAGAAAGTGGCCGATTACATGGATTCGTTTGCATCTTTAGGTTATAAGCCCGAACAGGTGACAAAGATTCTTGTTACCCATAAGCATCCAGATCATTCTGGTGCTTTGGAATATTTTCCCAATGCCAAGATTTATATTGCCCCTGAGGATGCTGATGCTTTGAAATTGGAAGGTGAAAATATTGTGCGTCTCAATTATGCCGATGGTGCCTATTATAACTTCCCAAAGTCTCAGTTAGTTATCCCGGGCCTTCGGATTATCGAGGCAAAGGGACATACCCATGGCAACAGTATCGTGATTCTTGAGCAAGACGAATTGTTCTATATGTTCCAAGGAGATGTTACTTATACCGATGCTGCTCTAAAAGCCAACAAGTTAAGCATCGTTTTTGAGGATATAAAAGCATCTCGTGAGACACTTGAGCGAGTTCGTGAGTTTGTTGGCACTCATCCTACCGTTTATCTTTCTACTCACTGTCCTGAGGGGTATGAGAATCTCGAGATGAAACGTGTAATTCGCTTGTAG